The Streptomyces sp. TLI_105 DNA segment CTCGGGCCCGCACACCATGACCTCGGTCGTGGTCAACCCGTACTTCGACTGGGGCGACGACCGGCGCCCCCGCACCGAGTACCACCACACGGTGATCTACGAGGCCCATGTGAAGGGCCTCACGATGCTCCACCCGGACCTTCCGGAGGAGCTGCGCGGGACGTACGCGGGGCTCGCGCACCCGTCGGTCATCGGCCATCTGAAGGACCTGGGCGTGACCGCACTCGAACTGATGCCCGTTCACCAGTTCGTGAACGACCACCGGCTCGTGGACGCGGGGCTCTCCAACTACTGGGGCTACAACACGATCGGCTTCTTCGCCCCCCACAACGCCTACGCGTCCTGGGGCGACCGGGGCCAGCAGGTCCTGGAGTTCAAGTCGGCGGTCCGGGCGCTGCACCAGGCGGGCATCGAGGTCATCCTCGACGTGGTCTACAACCACACAGCCGAGGGCAACCACCTGGGCCCGACGCTCTCCTTCCGGGGCCTGGACAACCCCTCGTACTACCGGCTCGCGAACGACCGCCGGTACCACATGGACACCACCGGCACCGGGAACTCGCTGCTCATGCGCTCCCCGCACGTGCTCCAGCTGATCATGGACAGCCTGCGGTACTGGGTGACCGAGATGCACGTGGACGGTTTCCGCTTCGACCTGGCGGCCACCCTGGCCCGCCAGTTCCACGAGGTGGACCGGCTGTCCTCGTTCTTCGACCTGGTGCAGCAGGACCCGGTGGTCAGCCAGGTGAAGCTGATCGCCGAGCCGTGGGACGTGGGCGAGGGCGGCTACCAGGTGGGCAACTTCCCACCGCTGTGGACCGAGTGGAACGGCAAGTACCGGGACTGCGTGCGGGACCTGTGGCGCGGCGAGCCGCGCACCCTCGCGGAGTTCGCCTCCCGGCTGACCGGCTCCTCCGACCTGTACCAGGACGACGGGAGGCGCCCGCTCGCCTCGGTCAACTTCGTCACCTGCCACGACGGCTTCACCCTGCGCGACCTCGTCTCGTACAACGACAAGCACAACGAGGCGAACGGCGAGGGCAACCGGGACGGCGAGAGCTACAACCGCTCCTGGAACTGCGGGGCGGAGGGCGAGACCGAGGACGTCGGGATCGCCGAGTTGCGCGCCCGCCAGACGCGCAACTTCCTCGCCACGCT contains these protein-coding regions:
- the glgX gene encoding glycogen debranching protein GlgX, whose product is MQVWPGQAYPLGATYDGAGTNFAVFSEAAHRIELCLLHDDGSETAVELRETDAFVRHAYLPGVMPGQRYGFRVHGPYAPERGLRCNAAKLLLDPYARAVSGQIKWGEAVYGYPFGRPDARNDLDSGPHTMTSVVVNPYFDWGDDRRPRTEYHHTVIYEAHVKGLTMLHPDLPEELRGTYAGLAHPSVIGHLKDLGVTALELMPVHQFVNDHRLVDAGLSNYWGYNTIGFFAPHNAYASWGDRGQQVLEFKSAVRALHQAGIEVILDVVYNHTAEGNHLGPTLSFRGLDNPSYYRLANDRRYHMDTTGTGNSLLMRSPHVLQLIMDSLRYWVTEMHVDGFRFDLAATLARQFHEVDRLSSFFDLVQQDPVVSQVKLIAEPWDVGEGGYQVGNFPPLWTEWNGKYRDCVRDLWRGEPRTLAEFASRLTGSSDLYQDDGRRPLASVNFVTCHDGFTLRDLVSYNDKHNEANGEGNRDGESYNRSWNCGAEGETEDVGIAELRARQTRNFLATLMLSQGVPMLSHGDEFGRTQGGNNNAYCQDNEVSWVQWPKENGEAESTLLRFTQAMVRLRRDHPVFRRRRFFHGRPVEGTHDELTDIAWFTPEGEEMTSRDWQAAHAQALTVFLNGNAISEPGPQGERIADDSFLLMFNASSKELEFAVPDSHGRCWRMVVDTSDPEGMPPREGPELAGGERVTLAPLSLTVLRRPA